A genomic window from bacterium includes:
- a CDS encoding fucose isomerase, translated as MLKWDKAVFSGPEMLKPGPKEAILVANGDRRRTANLSCQKAQLECERQLRAAFEKQGWKLLRAHPEVDPELGHCFIETQAQGRDIFARIPKDTPLVVAEAVWQYSNHVAYNLWEHRGPILVASNFDGQWPGLVGALGLAACLTKHAWARDQKGHSLLWSSEEFKDKESVKKLKEWLAKGAITHDMSHAREFGEADKALLPAVRFGEAAAGDFRARPRIIGLYDPLCMGMINAAFDEHDMLGLGIQLRRLNQSDLYARMQDIPRREALGYIKWLVDRGFKLTIGSDPFREITESAVVESGRMYAAMARHLAEERLDGLGIPYQLGLARLTAASDLAEAMLNSSDRPPVEYRGATVMPGEPIMCANEADMGCAVDQTLSKFIYRASGLPPRLWETTQHDVRWGETYKGQAKFTGKGKLKVEAFLWAFELSGNTPAGHAERGWADMEATRQAYEFFVEGGICTKCTARPGELVWSRVYVDGGRFCLDVGRGAALELPEAESRRRWDATTEQWPLMHALLYGVSRDQLMARHRSNHITVSYAPDPESANSIAIAKAAMARALGMKVFLCGDFSAEASLSHKAAKGLPVEGPFEK; from the coding sequence ATGCTGAAGTGGGACAAAGCCGTGTTCTCCGGCCCGGAGATGCTGAAACCGGGGCCGAAAGAGGCGATCCTCGTGGCCAACGGCGACCGTCGCCGCACAGCCAACCTTTCCTGCCAGAAAGCTCAGTTAGAGTGCGAGAGGCAGCTCCGCGCCGCGTTCGAGAAACAGGGCTGGAAGCTGCTGCGCGCCCACCCCGAGGTGGACCCGGAGCTGGGCCACTGTTTCATCGAGACCCAGGCCCAGGGCCGCGACATCTTCGCCCGCATTCCCAAGGACACCCCGCTGGTGGTGGCCGAGGCGGTCTGGCAGTACTCCAACCACGTGGCCTACAACCTCTGGGAGCACCGCGGGCCGATCCTGGTCGCCTCGAATTTCGACGGCCAGTGGCCGGGGCTGGTCGGCGCGCTGGGCCTGGCCGCCTGCCTGACCAAGCACGCCTGGGCCCGCGACCAGAAAGGCCACAGCCTGCTCTGGAGCAGTGAGGAGTTCAAGGACAAGGAAAGTGTGAAAAAGCTCAAGGAATGGCTGGCCAAGGGTGCGATCACGCACGACATGTCGCACGCGCGCGAGTTCGGCGAGGCGGATAAGGCTCTGCTTCCGGCGGTCAGGTTCGGCGAGGCCGCGGCCGGGGATTTCCGGGCCCGCCCCCGGATCATCGGCCTCTACGACCCGCTCTGCATGGGCATGATCAACGCCGCGTTCGATGAGCACGACATGCTCGGCCTGGGCATCCAATTGCGCCGCCTGAACCAGAGCGACCTTTACGCCCGCATGCAGGACATCCCGCGCCGCGAGGCCCTGGGCTATATCAAGTGGCTGGTGGACCGCGGGTTCAAGCTCACGATCGGCTCCGACCCGTTCCGCGAGATCACCGAGTCGGCGGTGGTGGAGAGCGGACGGATGTACGCCGCCATGGCCCGTCACCTGGCCGAGGAACGCCTGGACGGCCTGGGCATCCCCTACCAGCTGGGCCTGGCCCGCCTGACCGCGGCCAGCGACCTGGCCGAGGCCATGCTCAACAGCTCCGACCGTCCGCCCGTCGAGTACCGCGGCGCCACGGTCATGCCCGGCGAGCCGATCATGTGCGCCAACGAGGCCGACATGGGCTGCGCCGTGGACCAGACCCTGAGCAAGTTCATCTACCGCGCCAGCGGCCTGCCCCCACGGCTCTGGGAGACCACGCAGCACGATGTCCGCTGGGGCGAGACCTACAAGGGCCAGGCGAAGTTCACGGGCAAGGGCAAGCTGAAAGTTGAAGCGTTCCTCTGGGCCTTCGAGCTGAGCGGCAACACCCCGGCCGGCCACGCCGAGCGAGGCTGGGCTGATATGGAGGCCACGCGCCAGGCCTATGAGTTCTTCGTCGAGGGCGGAATCTGCACCAAGTGCACGGCCCGTCCGGGCGAGCTGGTCTGGAGCCGGGTGTACGTGGACGGCGGACGGTTCTGCCTGGATGTGGGACGCGGGGCCGCGCTGGAGCTGCCCGAGGCCGAGAGCCGCCGCCGCTGGGACGCCACCACCGAGCAGTGGCCGCTGATGCACGCCCTGCTGTACGGAGTCAGCCGCGACCAGCTCATGGCCCGTCACCGCAGCAACCACATAACCGTGAGCTACGCCCCCGACCCGGAGAGCGCCAACTCCATCGCCATTGCCAAGGCGGCCATGGCGCGCGCCCTGGGAATGAAAGTGTTCCTCTGCGGCGACTTTTCCGCTGAGGCCAGCCTGAGCCACAAGGCGGCTAAGGGCCTGCCCGTGGAGGGGCCGTTCGAGAAGTAG